The window CCACGTCATCATCCTCCACCGGCAATCTCTCGTACGCTGCGTTTCCAAATGATGCAGCCGTAATCACCACCGGCCCCGAACTCATAAGTGGGCCCACCACGCTTCCTCCTACAACCTGCCCCTGCCCGCCGGACAAATACACGGTCAGCCCAGATGCCGCCGCTGGTGCTGGCGGCGGCAGAAACGATCCCGACAACGAAAGAATCTCGAATCTCCCCGGCAGAGATATCACCGCTCCAGCGGTGGAGACCGGCTGCTTGAGTGTGACGTTGGTGACCGCTCCGGCGCCGGTCAGGACACAAATGCCACGCTGGCGTTGACGTGCGAAAATGGTGAGGGTTTCAATCACGTCGTTAGCGTTGGCGATTTCGATGACGTGGCATCGGAGTGCGTTGGCACTATCCCGTGTGATTATCGTCGGCGGCTTCGGCTTGTTCTTCGATCCAGCGGGTCGTCCGCGTGGCCTTCTCAAAACCTCGCCGTCTCCTCCGCCGCTGCCGGAGCTACCGT of the Cucumis sativus cultivar 9930 chromosome 3, Cucumber_9930_V3, whole genome shotgun sequence genome contains:
- the LOC101212439 gene encoding AT-hook motif nuclear-localized protein 22, yielding MDRATAAHGRPLPPPFISRDFHLNPHHHFLHQNPDQHYNENGSSGSGGGDGEVLRRPRGRPAGSKNKPKPPTIITRDSANALRCHVIEIANANDVIETLTIFARQRQRGICVLTGAGAVTNVTLKQPVSTAGAVISLPGRFEILSLSGSFLPPPAPAAASGLTVYLSGGQGQVVGGSVVGPLMSSGPVVITAASFGNAAYERLPVEDDDVEAADAGSSPIRSPENAVQQQQFLPDFHGLAPNLMNTCQLPTEPYWGTGRTPPF